The genomic interval TTCCTCGCAGAGACAGAAGAGAATTACCCTGCAACTGCTCTTTTCCTTGGTATGCATTACGCCAAGTGAATCCCGTCTTCGTCATTACGTTTTTTTGTCACTCCGGGCTCGATCCGGAATCTTGTTTTTGCTTTTATCTTTTGTTTTCTTTGTGTTTGCTTTTATGCTTTTTATTGAAAGTAATTTTGTCGACCCACTGATGAAAAATAGGATTGTGTTTTTATAATTTGCTCTAATGGTTTTGGATTGAATAAAATTTGTGATACAATAAACGCAGTTTTAATCTGAATTACAGAAATTATTAAAGGGAGACGGTATGAAAAGGCCAACAGGTTTTAAAGGTTTTTCAATAATGTCTATCGGGCAGGTTATATCACTGATTGGATCCAGTATGACCCAGTTTGGCATAGGAATCTGGATATGGCAGACAACAGGAAATGCAACACCTTTTAGTATAGTTGCATCACTTTTTTTCATACCCAACCTGATTTTTTCTCCGTTTGCAGGCGCACTGGTTGATAGATGGCCAAAAAAGAAAGCATTAATACTTCCGGATTTGGCAGCAGGAATAATAACAATATTAACTTTAATTCTATTTAAAACAAATAATCTTACTTTATGGTTTCTTTACATTGCGTCTTTTGTTTCTGGCATCTTTAACGCATTCCAGTGGCCCGCTTACTCT from Caldisericota bacterium carries:
- a CDS encoding MFS transporter, translated to MKRPTGFKGFSIMSIGQVISLIGSSMTQFGIGIWIWQTTGNATPFSIVASLFFIPNLIFSPFAGALVDRWPKKKALILPDLAAGIITILTLILFKTNNLTLWFLYIASFVSGIFNAFQWPAYSVTISIMLKKEEYGRANGLFSLTESGPMVVAPIVAGALLPIIRLDGIMIIDIITFIFAVGAILWVIIPDIRKEVTEKVNLFKDAIFGFLYIFKRKPLLYLLLIFLGVNFF